In Paenibacillus sp. 1781tsa1, one DNA window encodes the following:
- a CDS encoding glycoside hydrolase family 88 protein, which produces MYDSIPDILTTVAQRYIGDHPQHSFLFRAYHQGGFRRLGDYRYDLNLNEKCAEARAGQYVYVWGKLWSEQNATLNTGLNCYSPVTIYVNGEEVFKSELLQELFPERRTQIPISVHYGWNDVLLRFVKTEVGFGGIYGTASFKNFPLHFLTPGTDRQGQEGWLYSEPVDEPVLSLPRDGMAEEETGLTWYPRRSWTDEEQSVGSLARIFGTEQPAVAYAWTRLDVILPGSTPIILKGTHDGALTLYVDGTEIYSAGSSANFHVELPRRYGSWDLVVKGEIQAQGGSWGFTLEEDESSGSTGLRLKSPYPVAGCSDPWLYTGVFAPGAEPSHADIVRTDTVFDDGVQGVYWRVDLPDMHVRPYLENTHYGKWNYPLGVTLLGLLQTGKELGRDDYIQYVRQHIELSTSFDRYGLWDREAYGAAGINNQLSAIDSLDDCGSFGSTLLAAMELGDIRGGRDTADRIAGYITDEQERLEDGAFYRVRGSGEMRQETMWCDDLYMSTPFLMRYGQLTGDSAYWDDAINQFLMFRKYLYLPEQQIMSHVYDFVRGRATGIPWGRGNGWVLFSLTELLTILPHDHVKRPELLRFYCDLSQGYLALQGENGLWHQVLNRPDSYEETSCTSMFIYAYARGIREGWLEQPEPYLEAVRKGWEGMTRLSIDYKGNVYGVCRGSGYSFTALYYRDDLGWNLNDTHGIGIVLLAGIEAHKMNQQLREAHIDSSVTAAQR; this is translated from the coding sequence GTGTACGATTCAATTCCGGATATATTGACTACGGTGGCTCAGCGTTATATTGGCGATCATCCGCAACATTCCTTTTTGTTCAGAGCCTATCATCAGGGAGGTTTTCGCAGGCTGGGGGATTATCGCTACGACCTGAATCTGAATGAGAAATGTGCAGAGGCGCGTGCAGGGCAGTACGTGTATGTATGGGGCAAGTTATGGAGCGAGCAGAATGCAACGTTAAATACGGGACTGAACTGTTATAGCCCTGTGACGATCTATGTGAACGGCGAAGAGGTGTTTAAGTCCGAGTTGTTGCAGGAATTATTTCCTGAGCGAAGAACCCAGATTCCGATTTCCGTTCACTATGGCTGGAATGATGTGTTGCTGCGCTTTGTCAAAACAGAAGTGGGATTCGGCGGTATCTACGGAACAGCTTCATTCAAAAATTTCCCGCTCCACTTCCTTACTCCTGGGACAGATCGTCAGGGACAGGAGGGCTGGTTATATTCGGAACCCGTCGATGAACCTGTATTATCTCTTCCTCGTGATGGCATGGCGGAAGAAGAGACAGGTCTTACCTGGTATCCACGCAGGAGCTGGACAGATGAGGAGCAGAGCGTGGGTTCTTTAGCCCGCATCTTCGGCACAGAACAACCAGCTGTGGCTTATGCATGGACGAGGCTGGATGTCATCTTGCCAGGATCAACACCAATTATTTTAAAAGGAACTCATGATGGTGCATTGACTCTGTATGTGGATGGGACGGAAATATACTCTGCTGGAAGCAGTGCTAACTTCCACGTTGAACTCCCGCGCCGTTACGGTTCATGGGATCTAGTCGTGAAAGGTGAAATCCAGGCACAAGGTGGCTCCTGGGGATTCACGTTGGAAGAGGACGAAAGTTCGGGTTCCACAGGCTTGAGACTAAAATCACCTTATCCGGTTGCGGGGTGCTCTGACCCCTGGCTGTACACAGGTGTGTTTGCTCCTGGTGCTGAACCATCCCACGCAGACATCGTGCGAACAGACACTGTATTTGATGATGGCGTACAAGGTGTGTATTGGCGGGTAGATCTTCCCGATATGCATGTGCGTCCCTATCTGGAGAACACACATTACGGAAAGTGGAATTATCCGCTTGGTGTTACCCTGCTTGGACTGCTCCAGACAGGAAAGGAATTGGGACGGGATGATTACATTCAGTATGTACGGCAACATATTGAACTGAGCACTTCATTTGATCGCTATGGTCTGTGGGATCGGGAAGCATACGGTGCGGCAGGGATCAATAATCAACTTTCTGCCATCGACAGTCTGGATGATTGCGGTTCGTTTGGGTCCACACTGCTTGCTGCGATGGAGTTGGGCGATATTCGTGGTGGAAGAGATACCGCGGATCGGATTGCGGGTTACATTACGGATGAGCAGGAACGTCTGGAGGATGGTGCCTTTTACCGGGTTCGTGGCAGTGGGGAGATGCGTCAGGAGACGATGTGGTGTGATGACTTGTACATGAGTACACCATTTCTGATGCGTTATGGTCAGTTGACAGGAGATAGCGCGTACTGGGATGATGCGATCAATCAATTCCTGATGTTCCGTAAATACCTATACCTTCCCGAACAACAGATCATGTCCCATGTGTATGATTTTGTGCGTGGTCGGGCAACAGGTATTCCATGGGGACGCGGGAACGGGTGGGTACTCTTTTCATTGACCGAACTGTTAACGATCTTGCCACATGATCATGTGAAAAGGCCAGAACTGTTACGTTTCTATTGTGATCTAAGTCAAGGTTATCTGGCGCTGCAAGGGGAAAATGGACTTTGGCATCAGGTGCTGAACCGCCCAGATTCGTATGAAGAAACCTCCTGCACATCCATGTTCATTTACGCTTATGCCCGTGGTATTCGCGAAGGCTGGCTGGAACAGCCAGAGCCTTATCTGGAGGCGGTACGCAAAGGATGGGAGGGAATGACGCGCTTGTCAATTGACTACAAAGGTAATGTATATGGGGTATGCCGGGGTTCCGGGTACTCGTTTACTGCCTTGTATTATCGTGATGATCTGGGATGGAATCTGAACGATACCCATGGGATTGGCATTGTGCTCTTGGCAGGCATTGAAGCACATAAGATGAATCAGCAGCTCCGTGAGGCGCATATCGATTCTTCGGTTACAGCCGCGCAGCGCTGA
- a CDS encoding polysaccharide deacetylase family protein encodes MGHRIQFDRYPGGVMKALTLSYDDGVIHDRRLVEVCNRYGLRGTFNLNSGTLGNPGRIEAGEVAELYAGHEVAVHTVTHPTLPYVPNELLTEEIIEDRKALEQLVGYPVRGMAYPNGGYDRALSTKLEWLGIDYARTVESHGRYTLPDRPLEWHPTCHHNHDLAGHAERFIQYSKTGTPLLLYVWGHSYEFNDNDNWEIIEQFGERIGGRNDIWYTTNIEVIAYWKAVQRLECSADRSIINNPSAIPVWFTADQQVVEVRGGETLRLSERIKV; translated from the coding sequence ATGGGACATCGTATTCAGTTTGACCGTTATCCAGGTGGTGTGATGAAAGCGCTGACGCTCAGTTATGACGATGGAGTGATTCATGATCGAAGACTGGTGGAAGTCTGTAATCGGTATGGACTGCGGGGGACATTTAATCTGAACTCGGGTACGCTAGGCAATCCTGGCCGCATTGAGGCGGGGGAAGTTGCTGAACTGTATGCGGGTCATGAAGTGGCCGTTCACACGGTTACTCACCCTACGCTGCCTTATGTACCGAATGAACTATTGACCGAAGAGATTATCGAGGACCGAAAAGCGTTGGAGCAGCTCGTCGGTTATCCGGTACGAGGCATGGCTTATCCCAACGGAGGGTACGACCGTGCGTTAAGTACAAAGCTGGAGTGGCTTGGCATTGATTATGCCCGTACCGTTGAATCACATGGCAGATACACGTTGCCAGACAGGCCGCTTGAATGGCATCCGACCTGTCATCATAACCATGATCTGGCGGGGCATGCTGAACGTTTTATCCAATATTCCAAAACAGGTACACCATTGTTACTCTACGTCTGGGGCCACAGTTATGAGTTCAATGATAACGACAACTGGGAGATCATCGAACAGTTTGGTGAGCGTATTGGTGGCAGGAACGACATCTGGTACACCACGAACATCGAAGTGATTGCCTATTGGAAAGCGGTGCAACGACTGGAGTGTTCAGCCGATCGATCCATCATTAATAATCCGTCTGCCATCCCGGTTTGGTTCACGGCAGATCAGCAGGTAGTTGAAGTGCGGGGTGGGGAGACATTGCGGCTAAGCGAACGAATCAAGGTATAA